The segment TACCTGCTCAGCAAGGAGTTGACTCATGGCTAACCTAAACGCGCAGGCTGATCGTCTGATCTGGATCGATCTTGAAATGACCGGGCTTGACCCGTCACGTGAGCGGATTATTGAAGTGGCTACGCTGGTCACCGATGGCGACCTCAACCTGATTGCCGAGGGCCCGGTGCTGGCGGTTCATCAGCCAGATAGCCTGCTGGACGCGATGGACGAGTGGAATACGCGCACGCACGGTGAGTCCGGGCTAGTGAAACGCGTTAAGAAAAGTACAGTGGATACTGCGGAAGCCGAGCGTCAGACGATCGAGTTTCTCGCCTGTCACGTGGCCGCAGGTGCCTCGCCGATGTGTGGCAATAGCGTGCATCAGGACCGCCGCTTCCTGCAGCACGAGATGCCAGAACTCGAAGTCTTCTTCCATTACCGCAATATCGATGTTTCGACGCTCAAGGAGCTGGCACGTCGCTGGAATCCGGCAGCATTGGATGGTTTCAAGAAGCGTGCGACTCACCAGGCGATGGACGATATTCGCGAGTCACTGGCGGAGCTTTCGCACTATCGCAAGACCTTCCTCAAGCTGACCCAGAAGGGCATTGTATAAACTTGGTTTGTCGTTTAAAGCGCGGTGGCCAGTCGAGCACCGCGCTTGATCGCCTGTTCCTTGAGAGACCAGCGCACGTGTTCGCGTAGCGCTTCGCTAGGGTAGGGCAGGCGTGCACGCAGGGCGTGCTCGACACGCTCTGACCAAGGCGCGTTGCCAAGCGCAATGGCGATGTTGGACAGCCACTTCTCATAGCCGATCCGCCGGATTGGGCTGCCCTCTGTCTTGCTGAGGAATTCACTCTCGCCCCAGCAGAACAGATCGAGCAACTCGGCACGGTCCAGATCATGGCGCGGGGAGAAGTCGGCTTCCTGACTGACTTTTGTGAAGCGTGTGAAGGGGCAGAACAGCTGACAGTCGTCACAGCCGTAGATGCGGTTGCCCATCTGGCGGCGAAACTCTTCTGGAATGGCACCGGAGAGCTCGATGGTAAGATACGAGATGCAGCGCCGTGCATCGACGACACGGTCTGCGACAATCGCATCGGTAGGGCAGGCGACCTGACAGGCATTGCAGCTGCCGCAATGTTCCTTCTCGAAGGGCTTGTCCACTGGCAGTGGCAGGTCGGTGTAGAGTTCTCCAAGGAAGAATAGAGAGCCAGCCTTTTGATTCATCAGCATGGCATTCTTGCCGAACCAGCCGATGCCGGCTTTCTGGGCAAGCGCGCGCTCCATCACTGGTGCTGAGTCGACAAAGGCGCGGTAACCGAACTTGCCTACCTCGCCTTCTATCTGTTTCGCCAGATTGGCCAGCCGTTTTCGCATCAGCTTGTGGTAATCGCGGCCAAGTGCGTAGCGTGAGACATAGGCCCGTGATGGCTGGCTCAACACCTGGGTGGTTTCAACTTCCGGTGGCAGATAGTCAAGGCGTACGCTAATGACGCGCAATGTGCCGGGTACCAGCTCCTCGGGGCGCGTCCGCTTGGTGCCATGCTTGGCCATGAAGTTCATCTCGCCGTGATAGCCGTTGGCTAGCCAGCGCTCGAGATACGCTTCATGTGCAGAGAGGTCAACATCTGTAATACCGACCTGTTGAAAGCCCAGCTCTCGTCCCCAGGTCTTGATGCGTGCTGCCAGCTCGGCCATGGACTGCGCTTCCTGATGTGCTTTCGCTTCCGCTGATGAAACGTCTTGCGCATCAGCATGTGAAGTCAGGTCAGTGGCGTAAGGATATGAAGCAGACATGGATGTTCCAGCGAGACAGGGAATTCAGAAGACAGGGCGGCATGGGGCGAAAGACGGCGCCACCTTAGCGTAACTTGCCCGTTTGCCCAAGTGTGGTCGAGATGCAGGGGGCAGGCTGATGTGTCGGAGCGCTGTACGTGCCAGACAACGCACGTTGATGACAGCGCGCGTTGCAAGATTATCAGACAAGGAGTTCATGCATGGCGGCGAGTCAATCCACTTCATCATCAACCTCGGTAGCAAATGCATCGCCTGCCACTGTCAGCATCTGGCGATCGGTCAACTGTCTGTGGCCGATAGCAGCACTACGTGATCTTGAACACTGGATGCTGGCCGAAGAAACAGTCGCTGCGGCTAGCGGTTTACCTGAGGCACCGGTAGAAAGGCGTCTGATGGGTCGTGCGGCTCAGTCGGCGTTTGATCTTCTGCGTCAGCGTTGGCCCGAGGCACGCAAGCTGTGTGTGATGTGCGGTGGGGGTAACAATGGCGGTGATGGCTATTTACTGGCACGCCTGGCGGTGTTGTCCGGCTTTGACGTGCAGGTTGTCGCCTTGAAGCCAGAGGCAGTGTTGACTGGCGATGCACAGCTGGCAGCCGGTGCGGCGCGCGAGGCGGGCGTGACGATCAAGTCGTGGCCGATGGATGATGCCTCAGCGGCAGAGGAGTTACTCAAGGGGTGGCCACTGTTGATCGATGCGCTGACAGGCATTGGTCTGACAAAAGCGCCGCAGGGAGCGCTTGCGCAAGCGATTGATCTGATCAATCAGTATCGCGCGGGTGGGGCGCACGTGATGGCGCTGGATGTTCCCTCGGGACTGAATGCGGCGACGGGTGCCGTCGAGGGCGTTGCGGTCGAGGCAGATGTCACTCTCACCTTCCTGGTTGACAAGCCGGGTCTGCATACCGGCCGAGCCGAGCTGCATGCAGGGCAGGTCAGTTTGGCGCGTCTAGGTGCGGCGCGTGTACTGCCGGAAGTGGTCGTTCAGGCAAGAACAGCAGCCTTGCTGGCTGCTGAAGCTGTGAAGCGGCTGACACCGCGCTGGCTTGAGGGCGAGCTGGTGCCGCGCTCGCCACTGGCTCACAAGGGAGATGCTGGCAGTGTGCTGGTTGTCGGGGGTGGGCCAGGGCTTGGTGGCTCCGTCTTGCTAGCCAGCGAAGCCGCAGCGCGTGCCGGGGCTGGTAAGGTCGCACTGCTCACTGCGCCGGAGCATGTCAGTGCCAGTCTGACGCGCTGCCCCGAGGTCATGGTGCGTGGTCTCAAGAGTGGCCCTGAAGGCAGCAATCATGATGGCTTCGCCGTATTGGAAGCACAGCTGGCGGTTGCTAGCGTGGCGCTTGTCGGTCCCGGATTGGGCACTGATGCGCTTGAAACCATGCTGTGGGGTCTTGGCG is part of the Cobetia sp. L2A1 genome and harbors:
- the orn gene encoding oligoribonuclease; protein product: MANLNAQADRLIWIDLEMTGLDPSRERIIEVATLVTDGDLNLIAEGPVLAVHQPDSLLDAMDEWNTRTHGESGLVKRVKKSTVDTAEAERQTIEFLACHVAAGASPMCGNSVHQDRRFLQHEMPELEVFFHYRNIDVSTLKELARRWNPAALDGFKKRATHQAMDDIRESLAELSHYRKTFLKLTQKGIV
- the queG gene encoding tRNA epoxyqueuosine(34) reductase QueG; this translates as MAELAARIKTWGRELGFQQVGITDVDLSAHEAYLERWLANGYHGEMNFMAKHGTKRTRPEELVPGTLRVISVRLDYLPPEVETTQVLSQPSRAYVSRYALGRDYHKLMRKRLANLAKQIEGEVGKFGYRAFVDSAPVMERALAQKAGIGWFGKNAMLMNQKAGSLFFLGELYTDLPLPVDKPFEKEHCGSCNACQVACPTDAIVADRVVDARRCISYLTIELSGAIPEEFRRQMGNRIYGCDDCQLFCPFTRFTKVSQEADFSPRHDLDRAELLDLFCWGESEFLSKTEGSPIRRIGYEKWLSNIAIALGNAPWSERVEHALRARLPYPSEALREHVRWSLKEQAIKRGARLATAL
- a CDS encoding NAD(P)H-hydrate dehydratase, which codes for MAASQSTSSSTSVANASPATVSIWRSVNCLWPIAALRDLEHWMLAEETVAAASGLPEAPVERRLMGRAAQSAFDLLRQRWPEARKLCVMCGGGNNGGDGYLLARLAVLSGFDVQVVALKPEAVLTGDAQLAAGAAREAGVTIKSWPMDDASAAEELLKGWPLLIDALTGIGLTKAPQGALAQAIDLINQYRAGGAHVMALDVPSGLNAATGAVEGVAVEADVTLTFLVDKPGLHTGRAELHAGQVSLARLGAARVLPEVVVQARTAALLAAEAVKRLTPRWLEGELVPRSPLAHKGDAGSVLVVGGGPGLGGSVLLASEAAARAGAGKVALLTAPEHVSASLTRCPEVMVRGLKSGPEGSNHDGFAVLEAQLAVASVALVGPGLGTDALETMLWGLGGLQRVLDAGQPLVVDADALSLLALRAKQGEVVHRDDWVLTPHPGEAARLLDCSVEDVERDRLAAVRGIQKKYGGSVVLKGAGSLIASPAGVLDGPDVALCPYGNPGMASGGMGDVLGGIIAGLAAQSLMGGFDARQSRAPLNAAAQALRVTLSMAQAARLGVLVHALAADRAVQERGERGLLAGDLASYMHLLLNSRARDAHIPI